A window from Salvelinus fontinalis isolate EN_2023a chromosome 8, ASM2944872v1, whole genome shotgun sequence encodes these proteins:
- the LOC129860900 gene encoding succinate dehydrogenase [ubiquinone] iron-sulfur subunit, mitochondrial-like — protein sequence MSVVCTSLARNAVALRNTGAMMMVRYAQTAAAPASEPRIKKFQIYRWDPDTMGDKPRMQTYEIDLNNCGPMVLDALIKIKNEMDPTLTFRRSCREGICGSCAMNINGGNTLACLNKIDINTSKPTKIYPLPHMYVVKDLVPDMSNFYAQYKSIEPFLKKKDESQEGKEQYHQTVEDRQKLDGLYECILCACCSTSCPSYWWNGDKYLGPAVLMQAYRWMIDSRDEFTEERLSKLQDPFSLYRCHTIMNCTKTCPKGLNPGKAIAEIKKMMATYKEKIINPVNIVENHRT from the exons ATGTCGGTCGTGTGCACCTCTTTAGCCCGAAACGCCGTGGCATTACGGAACACTGGGGCGATGATG ATGGTGCGCTATGCACAGACCGCAGCCGCCCCGGCATCTGAGCCCAGGATCAAGAAGTTCCAGATCTACCGCTGGGACCCAGACACAATGGGGGATAAGCCACGCATGCAGACATATGAAATTGACCTCAACAA CTGTGGCCCCATGGTTTTGGATGCCCTCATTAAAATCAAGAATGAGATGGACCCCACGCTCACATTCAGACGCTCCTGCAGAGAGG GTATCTGCGGCTCATGTGCCATGAACATCAACGGAGGCAACACACTGGCCTGCTTAAACAAAATAGACATCAATACCAGCAAACCGACCAAAATTTACCCACTCCCACACATGTACGTTGTCAAAGATCTGGTGCCG GACATGAGTAATTTCTATGCCCAGTACAAGTCCATCGAGCCCTTCCTGAAGAAGAAAGATGAGTCTCAGGAGGGCAAGGAGCAGTACCACCAGACTGTGGAAGACAGGCAAAAGCTG GATGGTCTGTATGAGTGCATTCTCTGTGCCTGCTGTAGCACCAGCTGCCCTAGTTACTGGTGGAATGGAGATAAGTATCTGGGCCCTGCTGTCCTCATGCAG GCCTATCGTTGGATGATTGATTCACGTGATGAGTTCACAGAGGAACGACTGTCGAAGCTCCaggaccccttctctctctaccgctgtCACACAATCATGAACTGCACTAAGACATGCCCCAAG GGACTCAACCCAGGAAAGGCTATTGCTGAGATCAAGAAAATGATGGCAACATATAAAGAGAAAATCATTAACCCCGTGAACATTGTGGAAAACCACCGGACTTGA